CCGTCCGCGACGGCTGCTCGGGCATCAGGCCCGCGATCTGGCACGCGGCCCAGGACGGGACGTACACCGAGATGGCCCTGCCGGACGTGCCGGGAGGCCACCTGGAGCAGGTGTGGGCGATCGCGCCGGACGACGTGTGGGCCGTCGGCGGGATCGGGGGCGAACAGGCGCCGTCGTTCGGCTGCCGGAGCGGGGCCGCGGGGCCGCAGGAGTCGCTCGTCATGCACTGGGACGGGTCCTCGTGGCAGCGGGTGGCCCTGCCCCAGGGTGACGGCGTGTTGACGAGCGTCACCGCGTTCGGGCCCGGTGACGTGTGGGCGGTCGGGCTCGGCGCCGGCGACACCACGGTGGCCCTGCACTTCGACGGCCGGACCTGGACCCGTGAGCGGATCTACGACCAGCCGCTGGGTGGCGTGGCGGTGACGGCGGTGCCCGGGACGTCGCAGCTGTGGGTGGTGGGGGCGGCGGACCAGGAGGCCGACCACGGCAAGGACGTCATCCTCCGGAGGCGGTAGGGCTCCGGGCGCGAGTCTTCCGGGAATCTCGACCGCCGCCTCCTACCAAGATCGGGGAGACGGCGGCTGCTGAGAACGGGCGTGATATATACAGCCATTAAGGGATGAACGAAACTCACGTTCGGCGGACAGCGCCCTCGGAGGCGCTCCCGCCGGCGCTCATCGGTCGCGACGACGCCCTGGCCGCGATGGTCGCCGCGGTGTCACGTCACGCCCTGGTGCTCGTCGAGGGTGAGGCGGGCATCGGCAAGTCGCGCCTGCTGGACGAGTGCCTGGCCGACGCCGCCTTACGCGGCAGGGTCGTGCTGATGGCCGCCTGCCCGCCCCTGCGGGAGCCGTTCCCGCTCGGCGCGGTGGTCGACGGGCTGCGGGCCTTCCGCGAACGCCTGGGCGAGCTGACGCTGAGCCCGCTCGCGGGCGCGCTGCGCACGCTGTTCCCGGAGTGGGCGCCGTGGCTGCCTCCGGCGCTGGAGGCGCTGCCCGACCCGCGGGAGACCCGCCACCGGCTCTTCCGCGCGCTCGGCGAGCTGATCGACGCGCTCGGCGTGGACGTGCTGGTGGTCGAGGACGCGCACTGGGCGGACGCGGCCACGCTCGACTGGCTGCTGACCCTGACCACCTCGCGCGGCGCCGAGCGCTCGATCGTGGTCACCTACCGGCCGCTCGACCTCGGCGAGGGCTCGCCGCTGCTGCGCCTGACCTCGCGGCCGCCCAGGAACGGGCACGGGGAACGCATCGCGCTGGAGCCGCTGGACGTGCCGCAGACCGCCGCGCTGGTGGAGTCGATGTTCGCGACCGCCGACGTGTCCGACCACTTCGCGGCGTTCCTGCACGAGCACACCGGGGGCATCCCGCTCGCGCTGGAGGAGACCGTACGCCTGCTGCGCGCCCGGCGCGACATCTTCCGGTCCGAGAGCGGCTGGCGCCGCCGGATCACCGAGGAACTGCGCGTGCCGCCCACGGTGCGCGACTCCGTCCTGGAGCGCGTGGGGCGCCTCGACCCGCGTACCCGCGCCGTGCTGGAGGCCGCCGCCGTGCTGGAGGCGCCCGCCGACGAGGCGCTGATCGCGGCGGTCGCGGGCCTCGACGAGGCCGCCGTCCAGGACGGCCTGGCCGGTGCGGTCGCCTCGGGCCTGCTGCGCGAGGCCGGGCGGGGCACGTTCGGCTTCAGTCACGTGCTGGCGTCGCGCGCGGTCGCCGAGGCCACCGCGAGCCCGTCGCGCCGCAGGCTGCACCACCGCGCGGCCCTGGCCCTCAGCGGGGGTGAGCACCCTCCCGTCGTACGGCTGTGCCGCCACTTCCGCGAGTCCGGCGACGTCGAGGAGTGGTGCCGCTACGCCGAGGCGGCCGCCGAGCTGGCCCTGGAGGCAGGCGACGGCCACACGACGGTCGCCATGATGCTGGACCTGCTGACCGCCGCCGATCATCCGGTGGACCGCCTGGTCCGCCTGGCAGGGCGGCTCGGTGTGGCCGTCTCCGTGACCGCCGAGCCGCTGCTGGGGCTGGGGGAACGCGTCCGCGCCGCGCTTGAGGAGACCCTCGCGCACCCCGGGCTGCCGGCCGCGGCCAGGGGAGAGATCGGGCTCCGGCTGGGGCGGCTGCGCTTCCACCTCGGTGAGTTCGAGGCCGCGATGGCCGGGCTGGAAGCCGCCATGCCGGACCTGGAGGACCGGCCCGAGTTAGCCGTCCAGGCGATGCTCCTGCTGGCCAACCCGATGATCCGCGCCTGGCCGCGGGCCCGCCACCTGGAGTGGGCCGGACGGGCGGAGCAGCTCTTCCCGCTGGTCAGCCTGCCGGTCGAGCGGGCCGCGTTCCTGTCTCACCAGGCCGCGGCGCTGCTCTGCCTCGGTGAGGAGGACGGCTGGCGCGTGGCGCGCAGCATGCCCGCCGACGGGGAGAGCCGGCTGGAGCGTCAGGAGATCGCCCGCGGGCGGCTGATGGTGGCCCAGTTCTGTACGTTGTGGGGCCGGCACGACGACGCCCGTGCCTACCTGGACTCGTCAGCGGC
The nucleotide sequence above comes from Nonomuraea gerenzanensis. Encoded proteins:
- a CDS encoding ATP-binding protein, translated to MNETHVRRTAPSEALPPALIGRDDALAAMVAAVSRHALVLVEGEAGIGKSRLLDECLADAALRGRVVLMAACPPLREPFPLGAVVDGLRAFRERLGELTLSPLAGALRTLFPEWAPWLPPALEALPDPRETRHRLFRALGELIDALGVDVLVVEDAHWADAATLDWLLTLTTSRGAERSIVVTYRPLDLGEGSPLLRLTSRPPRNGHGERIALEPLDVPQTAALVESMFATADVSDHFAAFLHEHTGGIPLALEETVRLLRARRDIFRSESGWRRRITEELRVPPTVRDSVLERVGRLDPRTRAVLEAAAVLEAPADEALIAAVAGLDEAAVQDGLAGAVASGLLREAGRGTFGFSHVLASRAVAEATASPSRRRLHHRAALALSGGEHPPVVRLCRHFRESGDVEEWCRYAEAAAELALEAGDGHTTVAMMLDLLTAADHPVDRLVRLAGRLGVAVSVTAEPLLGLGERVRAALEETLAHPGLPAAARGEIGLRLGRLRFHLGEFEAAMAGLEAAMPDLEDRPELAVQAMLLLANPMIRAWPRARHLEWAGRAEQLFPLVSLPVERAAFLSHQAAALLCLGEEDGWRVARSMPADGESRLERQEIARGRLMVAQFCTLWGRHDDARAYLDSSAALVERAGYRRIEDVLKLARAHLAWHDGHWDGLDEVAAELAGSETADEATRLEARMIQGCLDLARGAPQRAEQRLREVLAASLIRGHADPFIFPDVALARILLARGEPGAALEITEPILEMIARKDVWLWATEVLPVHLDPLLAVGRRREGIGLVAAFADGMSGRDAPAAAAAVLTCQAMVAADPGTAASLFGRAAARWAALPRPYDGLLAAERQGRCLLAAGEREQGLAVLEECQRRLAALGARWDADRVAGLLREQGVAVTRPWRGGRKGYGDRLSPREVEIVHLVALGWTNKRIAESLTLSPRTVERHLSAAMRKLSVTTRTALVTTAAAEGLLDQTPT